The DNA window ACGATTCATTATGATGACGAGTTTTCTAAAGCACAACCCTAATTGATGTTAATGACGAAGAATGTATGACAGCCAACGCATGCACGTAACCTAGTGTGATGtatgaataatgaataatgttgtgtcataaagatgatttaaagatgaaaactatagtgatctcatgcattttgtgagttcatatatatatatcgtgTTACTTcctcatttatgatgatgagcaTGGATgtgtacactatgatgatgatgatcatcatcatgccTTACATGACACTTAGGAGTTTGCTAACCTTAGAACATCCGACTACGGCAGCTAACTCGACTATGGTGGGTCTAGGGGAGTGCGAACTGCCTGAAAATTCACGctcacacgtgtgagtcgtgtgcaGGGAAGTAGTACACATTTAATCTTATTTGGATTGGAGGTCATCCCTATATGATGGTTTTAATGATAGGTCCATAATCATgggttgcatgtgtttgcattcccaAGCTCCAATAGtcgggtcacttactgagtattttttaaaatattcaagtcgAGTATTAGTTCTATTCTAGGTAAAATCAAGACATCCTTATACAGATGATGACATTGCAAGTAAAGAGCATGACACGTGCATAAAATAAcgatatttcattttcttactAAGTATAAggtgtttttagttttaatgtttatttgttttatttagtaatttcgttatgttattttaaagatgttttcgaataTGTGAGTTCATAACATtgttttatgataaagttttaaatatttattttcacatAAGAGGGTATATACTATGATGACGACATCAACTTTAAGTTAGTAGAAATCTAAAGTCGTTGTTGCAGACTCTCTTATCTTATCTTGAACAAGGAATAGTGGTTGTGATGCAATGGTTATATGAATGGTTAGATAAATTTGGATATTtggtttaaaaattttctaacCTTACCCActtaaatttctaattcagaACTTTTtgtaaactaaaataaaaagttaggCACTCGTCTTTTTAGATTGCCTACGATTGAGAGCGGCTAGattttaagataataaaatCGACCTTAGATTCAATCGGAGCCTTGAATCGAGattaatacaataaattgTTTAGAGGGtgtaaaattagtttaaagaCTAAATGGAAAGATTTAATTTGGTCAGAATACTTTTATAACAAACCATGTGTTGGCATGTTGAAAAGCAGTCCAAACCCAGGTTCTTCTAGAAAGGTCCCAAGAAGGAGCAAAGCCAGCTGTATTATCTCAATTTCCATCTGtattatctaaaataaatacgattatttatttatttatttatttatttatttatttatttattttacttcactacatatttaatttattattaataatacatCAATTTCGGAACTTATTATTTGggtatataatttattattaatttatgtttagaGCTGAAATTGGACATTTTGTTACAACATTTAATAAACTTATCTTCacccattaaaaaattatttttatttttattttgtcaaaATGTAAATATTCCTTGAAATTTCATACAGGAACCcatttaataaacaaaacatgTGCTAAGGGTAAATAAATACcttctaatttaatattttaaaaaataaaataaaataagtttctatatttttcatttaaaagaaaaatatttatttattcaaagctattaaattatagttttttcttatatattttttattaatcaccaaaaattctatttttttttattttttataaatacacATTTTCCACTGGTTTtgtaatattaatgaaatttacaTCACACCGTTACGCGTGTTTCAAGCTGTGCGTTTACTTTACAGTACCACATGTCACGCccaacttttatttatttatttattttttcccatTAAAATATTGCATTAAATAAATGcgacttaaataaaaaaattaaaaaaatgtgtgaCGAGGAGAATTGAAACTTTCAACTTCCATAAATCTATCCATTCCTATTAttccttataattttatttttaaattgttcatcaataatttttacacctcaataatattatttttaattcatgaatttatataatattatgaaaaatgtttatgagacgaacacgactccccacaatcgtatgatattgtccactttgagcataaactctcatggatTTACTTtaggcttctccaaaaggtctcacaccaatggagagagtattttttgtttataaacccacgatcattccctaaaatTAGTAGATGTGAGATTTTAACCATCCAACGTTTCCATAAAAAACAATAGTAaccattctaaaaaaataggagAAGTAAGTCTATGTCTTGTTTTTATATACTGACTTAACACTATATCCTCTCGATCACTCGACATTGAGGTCAAAGCCCATCAACCCCATGTTCGATGCAATGCAGTATGATCGTGCTCGATTGTTGGATCACCAAACCAACCTTGAGTTTAATGCAATGTGATTATACTGGTTGGATTGTAATCAGGCTTCCAGCCCTATAAGTTTCAAATGAAACATGGGTTAAACTCAAATTCATATGAACTTAAAACTCCTAAATGTTACATTAAAGTTGAGGAATATAATGatataaagttgaaaatgTGGAACATATTCTTTTAGCAGCTGAGCTTGGGATTAATAGGCGGATGGAATTGAGTTAAGGAAAAACTTGGTAAACAAGTATTTGTTGGTAAATGCATACAAAAGTGGACCAAAATTTGGGGCAAAAGAAAATCTTTTTGTGTGATCGGGGGATGAGAGAGAGGCATGAAACTGACAGTTTGGTATATTTGTCAAATTGGATGCCAAAATTCTCAGTGGGCTCTCACAAAGCTTTCGTCTCCACTTCTCAAAACGACTTGCCAAGTGAGCAAACGGCCCtcggctttcttcttctccgcgttttcccttttttttttttctctgattcTTGGAGTCCGAAAAAGCTTAAAACCCACGAACCCAGAACCAGAGTTTTGTACCGTAGCGACGATTATGGCTGTACCCATTTACAGATTACCTTCTCTCTTTGCCCTTCTCGCCATATTTGTTGCCTTCTCCACCTTTCTTGCTTCCACAGGttcgtttcttcttcttatttttctgGGGTTTTTTCCCCCTTTGTTCTAAccctctttttctctcaatgGGTATCAGTTTGTTTTCACAATCGTCTCTGTTTTTAAGAATCTGTCTCCCTTTTGCTTGTGATTTTGACTGATCGGTTTTAGAATCTGCTCCTCCTTCGTTGAATttgatgaatgatgaaatgGTAGCTTTGATCTTCGATTACTTTGTGTTTcatttctctcattttctttgaattttattttattcttggATCTTGGTCACACGGGTGGACTTGGACTTCAGTTTTTGGGTTTCGTTCTTGAACATTCAAATGAGTTATTAACAGTTTTTGGGTTTAATGCATTATACTCTCTGCATGCACCGGAATCTCAACAAATAATTCCGTTTATTAGGAATTTTCATCTGTTATGTTGGTTTAATTTCCTAGGCTATTTTCTTGAGGCTACTAATTCTGTTCATGGACCatatgttgtttttttcttggtGGCTTCTTCGttttaatcattattatttgagTAATAACTTTACTGATTTgtgcttttggttttttccctttcttatttgattttcagAAGCATATGACCCACTTGATCCAAATGGAAACGTTACTGTCAAATGGGATGTTATAAACTGGACTCCTGATGGCTATGTTGTAAGTATCATGGCATCCAAGCGCccatattttgaaatataagtGTGAGGAACTAATGGGGGGATGATAATAATAGGAAATTTAGTGTCCTTTTTCGTTTTTGTGCTTGTTTTTACATATTAAACTATAGTTATACATGTATAGGCTGTGGTTACTCTGTACAATTTCCAACAATATCGTCATATTCAAGCACCGGGATGGTCTCTGCAATGGAAATGGGCAAAGAAAGAGGTCATATGGAGCATGTTGGGAGGCCAAACAACAGAGCAAGGTGATTGTTCTAGATATAAAGGCAACATCCCTCATTGCTGCAAGAGGGATCCGACCGTTGTCGATTTACTGCCCGGAACTCCTTATAACCAGCAGATTGCTAATTGCTGCAAAGGTGGAGTTCTCAACTCCTGGGTGCAAGATCCTGTTACTGCAGTGAGCTCATTTCAGCTCAGTGTTGGTGCTGCTGGAACCTCGAATAAAACTGTTCGTCTGCCGAAGAACTTCACCCTAAAAGCACCCGGGCCTGGTTATACTTGTGGACCGGCAAAAATCGTTAAACCGAGTAAATTCATTTCAGCTGACAAACGGAGAGTTACACAGGCCTTGAGTAAGTAATGCTTAGAGAGTTACTTACCTGTACTCTTGTCCTGTTACTATGTTTTTGTGTAGCTTCAAGTTGCTTTCATATTCAATACCTTTTGTTTCAAGAAATCCTTCTTATTTGCAGTGACATGGAATGTTACGTGCACATATTCGCAATTTCTGGCTCAAAAAACTCCGACTTGCTGTGTTTCACTGTCGTCGTTTTACAACGATACAATTGTTTCTTGCCCAAAATGCTCCTGTGGCTGCCAAAGCAACTTGAATGATCCCCAAAGTTGTGTGGAGTAAGTTCACTGCCTCATGTAAAGCTATAAATTAACGTGACCCGGACTAATGCTAACATGCTTGTTTGCAGGCCAAATTCTCTTCACTTGGCCTCCGTTGTTACGGGTGCTAGTTCTCGTTCTAGCAAGAACAATGTGGCACCTTTGGTTCAGTGTACCAGCCACATGTGCCCTATCCGAGTTCACTGGCATGTGAAGATCAACTATAAGGAGTACTGGCGTGTGAAGATCACGattacaaatttcaattaCGTGATGAACTATACAAATTGGAACTTAGTTGTCCAACATCCTAACTTCGACAATCTTACTCAGATTTTCAGCTTCAACTACAAGTCGATCAATCCATACGGAACGATAAGTAGGATCAGAAACATCTCGCTCCGATTGTTGTTCTATTCGTgtaaattgaaattgatgtagTGATCTAATAAAATGTGTGTTTTGAACAGATGATACTGCAATCCTGTGGGGAGTCAAGTTCTACAATGATTTACTCATGCAAGCAGGCCCGCTTGGCAACGTGCAGACGGAGTTACTTTTCCAGAAGGATCAATCGACTTTCACATTCGATAAGGGCTGGGCTTTCCCTCGAAGGATCTATTTCAATGGTGACAATTGTGTTATGCCTCCTCCAGAGGCCTATCCCTACTTACCGAACACAGGTTCTAAGCACGGTGTCTCGATGTTTACTATGTTGTTGCTGATTTCCTTGACTCTATTGTCCTTCCACCATTTGTTTACATAATATTCTTGGTCGTATACTCGAGTCATTCTGAAGTTTTGAAGCGGATCAGTCTGGCGGATACAATAATTGAAAGAGCTGATGAATCTGATGGATGTGGATGATGACTTTTAACTacaattaattattgtttccGGTGATTTTTCTGATTTACTTTGTAAATGTTGTACCATATTATACACTTTCTAATATTTCCATGTCTGCGTTCAGATACTGTTTAACTTTGGGATCTTCAAACAGTTTTACAAAGCAATTGTATTTCATTCCAAATCTCTTTGTCTTCTTTCATGGATGATCTTGTGATTGGAAAAGTAAATTACAGAAGAATAGCATATTTTGAAGTTCATTACATACTTGGATTCTCcatttttgaactttctcaAAGAAGGTTCGAGTTCTTGTATACTTTGGCAGGAATGGGTATGTGTTACATGCACCCTGTGTATGTAGAACTTCATACTGTGAAACATTCCTGTGTCGTTTGTGTTCATCGCGGGCAAAAACTGTGTTTTCGTGCTTCTCTTTCACATAACATGTCAAGGAAAGAGATGCTTTTACTTATTGATTCATAGGGAACAAGAGGTTTGTAGTCAATGCTGAAAACTTGGAGTACATTGTTTAGATTCAGGTGCTGGACAACCATAGACCAAAGGGAATTGTTCATCTCATAGTTGAAGTTCTTGATGGCGATATTCATCCGCCAAGAAATTCCATGAAATTTTGCTTTACATGGCAGTGAACTCAAATGGGGTACAAGCATATGTGATGCATGCACTGTATCATAACCTATTAACTATAGTAGCACATAGAGATTAGGTTCCATTACAATCTGGGAGTATACAGATCGTGGGCTTATATTCGTGAGTGTACAGATCGGGGGCTTATCAAGATTGATCAGGTTCCATTACATCCGGGAGTATACAGATCGGGGGCTTATATTCGTGAGTGTACAGATCGGGGACttatcaagattgatttcatccgtTGTTTGGGCTctaagaagaaagagaaggaaaggggtgaaaaaaaaaagaggggtCTAGTTGTTTGGGCTctaagaagagagagagaggagagaggagaaaggagaaaggagaaaggagaaaggagaaaggagaaaggagaaaggagaagagagagagaggagaaaggagaaaggagaaaggagaagaagttagggtttgggagagaggaagagCAGGGAAGACAAACCGCCGTTGGAGATCGAATCCAAGGCAAGAAAATTCGAAGCAATACTTCTCTCGGTGCTGGAAAAGGAGTTCGGGTGGTGGATTCACTCATTCCGGCAAGAAAATCCGAGAACAAACAAAGTAAGTTCCGAActtcttgttttgattttatctggaggagtttcttgagcgTTAGATCTGGAGTTTTTGAGGTATGTAAGTAAAATAAGATTCACACAGGTCTCTTAAAGTTCCTGGATGAAAATCGAACAAAAACTAGAGTTAGTTGGAGCTCGAGTAAACCGATCGAAAACAGAAAAGTGAGTTTTTCTGTATCTTTGGACGACCTTAACTCATCTTATgctcaaagaaaaaataaagaaaaaatatatggtagaagtagaatatgagatctacaaggttcatgaagaaaatttgttgaattggATTACGGATTAgaggttaaaaaaattggaagaaaatagattgaaaacgCGAAAGAGGCTAACATCTAGAAAAGAGGGAAGAGACGCCGCCACGCGTCGGCCAGCGTACGGAGGAGCACGTCGGAATCGGTGATCTACACATGGCAGTCACCAACTGGTGAGGCGCGTCCTCACCCGATAACAGACATGCATCAGGCACGCGAATCCCGGCTGACCTGACTCGACCCGACCTGGGACCGGCGAACCGCTCTGTCTATGAACCACTCCGACCAGGTGCCTCTGACCCGCGACTGTTCGAGAAACTGCGCGTGGATACCTGCGCGTAGGAGTTGCACATAGAAACCCTCCAGAGCACGTGTGACGCGCGTGTAGGCGCGTGAGTCACCATTTTCCCCTCTATTCGACCTCCATTTGCTTGTTTTTCATCCCGATTTCAACTCTGATCCTATTTTCATATGAACCTTTCCGACAAATAATTCGAGCTTGGGAAGGCACGCGCCAACCACAAGTAGCCATCTTGATTCCCACGAGCAGTACTTGTAGGAACCGCTTGGAATAAGCATGCATGCTATCATACCCATAAACTTAGCTAGCCGAACCTAGCATATTAGTATGGgaaccataaaaataaaataaataaggaaatctATGACTTCTAGATATGAATGATTATGTAATCTGTTTAGATTGAGATTTTGataatgtatgtatgcatgaggaGGATGGGAAACTTGTGAAATCTGCGCTCTGGATGAAGATGGACGTTATCTTcccgttgagcatgtttgttaatattgcaTGAACTGTTGCGTATTAACTCCTATACATGATGATTGCTTGTGTTATTTTCTTGATGAATAGGAAGAAATTGTGAACTTAGATTAGGGTGCTTGTGACTAAGTAGGCTAGACGAGACCCTAGATTGGGGGACCTCTAGAATACTGTGCATTTAGACCCGCGAAACAATTACCGACAGATCCAGAGCCCATAATTCCAAACCTGATAGGTTTGTGAGACCTTGCACGAGAACCCTAGAGATGCATGAATCCAAGTCTAAGCCACCAAGTTCCACCCTAGAAAGAATTAGTAGGTCACCACGGTAACTGTAGGTAGCCCGCTAGAGTTGAGCAGTGTGGATAATGTTAGAGCTTCGGTACGGAGATCGTTGAGCTAGACAGATTCGGATAGGGAAGTGTGACAGGTGCGCAGACCTAGTGGTGGTAGCTGAGGGGGTCTTCTGAACAGGACTCCTGGGCCGTATAAACCCGTCCCTGAGCGGGGGATGTGGAGCCACGTAGGATGACTTAGTAGCTGACCGGCACATAGGGGGTCACACCCCGGATTTAGTGGATGTATGGTCCTGTGTGAGGGTTGTCAGCTAACCTCCACGGATGATGTTCAAAGAGAGTCATGTATTTAGATCCAGCCATACGATCCCCTCAGATTTACTTATGAGGTCGCGCCTCACCTCAGGACACTGATCATTCCACTACATAAGATGGGCAAGCCTCCTAAGATACAGAAAAGAGAGTTGTAGTGTGATTCGCACTCACTAGAACCCAGAGATAAGACCGTGTATACCTACTAAGATAAAGATGTTgaaagagcctacaagtaagttgcttactgagtatatttttcAGGTACCAGTCAATACGGGGAGGTGTTCGAGAGCTGCACTATCACAGAGGGGTATCGTTccggagcgtcagtccctCGTCGGTCTTTGAgggtcttttgtatttcattttatatttgtaattctttttgtaataatttaaaacaaatcttttctctattttatttttattaaatgatagttttatcttttactttacttttcttttattttctttttgtttgttttcgattttgtctttttagtcacgattTGGTTTTTCGAAGGCTCGACAATCGAGTCGTGATACATCTTCACCAAGTCTTTGGCACAAGTAAGATTTGAGAACTCTGCTCAAAGAtgggagttcaaataataaagtagttttaggaggagattagTTAGATAAAAGCctctatattttctttatttaggtTATTCATGTTTTCATTAGAATGAGTTATTTGAATCTTGTTATTAGGCAATCCAATTTAAGCACACACGGTCCAATAGAATTGCATATTTTTAGGTTACGTGGGCATTTTTAGTgtagatttgttatttaattatgcTCATCTAATTAGAAACAAATCACTGGGCTTTAACAGAATCTGAATACGTCTTTTGTCTCTCTCTTgtgttttttctattattttcttcttccaacatCTTTCTTTGGCTTTTTCCTCCGTAAGGATTTCCTCCAATTTGTCGGTCAAAAGACATCATTCAAGAGGTTTAAAATCCATGTTGAGAAAGAGGAAAACACATCCATTAAAAGTCTACGTACTAACCGTGGGGGAGTTCACATCTCAAGAATTCAATAACTTTTGTGATAATAATGGCATACTAAGACATCTAACAGCTCCATACATGTCTTAACAAAATGGAGTAGCggagagaaaaaatagaacCATTATGAATATGGTACGTAGCATGCttttagaaaagaaacttccaaaagtttttaaagtttCTGGCCTGAAGCATTAAATTGGACAGTGCATGTTTTGAATCGGATTCCAACTTTAGCTGTTAAGAATAAAACTCCGGAAGAAGCTTGGAGTGGAGTATTTTAGAGTTTTTGGGTGTATTTCTCATGTTCATGTACCCGATAATAGTTCATGTACCCGATAGTAGAAGAAAAA is part of the Cucurbita pepo subsp. pepo cultivar mu-cu-16 chromosome LG03, ASM280686v2, whole genome shotgun sequence genome and encodes:
- the LOC111790349 gene encoding protein COBRA-like, with the protein product MAVPIYRLPSLFALLAIFVAFSTFLASTEAYDPLDPNGNVTVKWDVINWTPDGYVAVVTLYNFQQYRHIQAPGWSLQWKWAKKEVIWSMLGGQTTEQGDCSRYKGNIPHCCKRDPTVVDLLPGTPYNQQIANCCKGGVLNSWVQDPVTAVSSFQLSVGAAGTSNKTVRLPKNFTLKAPGPGYTCGPAKIVKPSKFISADKRRVTQALMTWNVTCTYSQFLAQKTPTCCVSLSSFYNDTIVSCPKCSCGCQSNLNDPQSCVEPNSLHLASVVTGASSRSSKNNVAPLVQCTSHMCPIRVHWHVKINYKEYWRVKITITNFNYVMNYTNWNLVVQHPNFDNLTQIFSFNYKSINPYGTINDTAILWGVKFYNDLLMQAGPLGNVQTELLFQKDQSTFTFDKGWAFPRRIYFNGDNCVMPPPEAYPYLPNTGSKHGVSMFTMLLLISLTLLSFHHLFT